In a genomic window of Scheffersomyces stipitis CBS 6054 chromosome 4, complete sequence:
- a CDS encoding Calcium/calmodulin-dependent protein kinase (go_function protein kinase activity; ATP binding~go_process protein amino acid phosphorylation) — protein MSEPSTPLVGSPPDGQKFKKLLNRLSGQPASYSRKQHYTFGKTLGAGSFGIVRYARDNVSNEEVAVKIILKKALKGNEDMIIQELKLLQELRHPHIVGFRDWFESKDKFYIVTQLATGGELFDRIVRKGKFTEHDASLVIVQMLEAIEYLHNQDIVHRDLKPENILYLTPEENSNVVLADFGIAKRLQSPNEKLTSSAGSFGYAAPEVILGTGHGKPCDIWSLGVITYTLLCGYSPFRSENVQDFISEVKHNNAVIFHADYWKDVSKDARRFIVKALQFDPDNRPTASELLNDQWLVSIAQQHKECDLLPNLKQGFDAKAKFRQAIQLVKLNNRIQKLKEIQTDEDDDPNEINLFSESGSLVEGSTTPVPGYDKTPLVSWKKFSHILSNLENDKSRASFSSREESRKSSNLTSDAFVQLVHTASENKERVQSYKEPHSST, from the exons ATGTCAGAGCCTTCCACACCTCTTGTTGGTTCTCCACCTGATGGAcagaagttcaagaagcttCTCAACCGCTTAAGCGGGCAACCAGCCTCGTACTCCCGTAAACAACACTACACATTTGGCAAGACTCTTGGGGCTGGATCGTTCGGGATTGTAAGATATGCCCGTGATAATGTCAGCAACGAAGAAGTAGCCGTCAAgatcatcttgaagaaggccCTCAAGGGCAACGAGGACATGATCATTcaggagttgaagttgctCCAGGAATTGCGCCATCCACATATCGTAGGTTTCCGCGACTGGTTCGAGTCTAAGGACAAGTTCTATATCGTAACTCAGTTGGCTACTGGGGGTGAGTTGTTTGATCGTATTGTTCGAAAAGGTAAGTTCACCGAGCACGACGCCTCATTAGTGATTGTCCAGATGTTGGAAGCTATTGAATATTTACACAACCAAGACATTGTCCACAGAGACTTGAAGCCCGAAAATATCTTGTACTTGACACCAGAAGAGAACTCCAATGTGGTATTGGCTGATTTTGGAATCGCTAAGAGGTTGCAGTCTCCGAATGAGAAATTGACGAGTTCAGCTGGTTCTTTTGGCTATGCAGCCCCAGAAGTTATATTAGGCACTGGACATGGCAAACCTTGTGATATCTGGTCCTTGGGTGTCATCACGTATACGTTGTTATGTGGCTACTCGCCGTTCCGTTCGGAGAACGTTCAGGACTTCATTTCTGAAGTCAAACATAACAATGCTGTAATTTTCCATGCCGACTACTGGAAAGATGTCAGTAAGGATGCTCGCAGATTTATTGTAAAAGCATTACAGTTCGATCCCGACAATAGACCCACAGCTTcggagttgttgaacgacCAGTGGTTGGTGTCGATTGCCCAACAGCACAAGGAATGCGACTTGCTTCCTAACTTGAAGCAAGGTTTCGATGCTAAAGCCAAGTTTAGACAGGCCATCCAGTTGGTTAAGTTGAACAACCGCattcagaagttgaaggaaatccAAACggacgaagacgacgacccaaatgaaatcaatttATTCAGCGAGTCCGGTTCACTCGTCGAAGGAAGTACGACTCCAGTTCCAGGTTACGACAAAACACCTTTGGTctcttggaagaagttctcGCATATTCTCAGcaacttggaaaacgacAAGTCCAGAGCATCTTT CAGCAGTAGAGAAGAGTCCAGAAAGTCTTCTAACTTAACCAGCGATGCCTTTGTGCAGTTGGTTCACACAGCTTCTGAGAACAAGGAAAGAGTACAGTCGTATAAGGAACCCCACTCGTCGACT